The window CTGCCAGTGTAAAGTCACCTCACCCGAACTTTCACGCCTTGGACCGAGGAGGGGTCATGACAGCCAGGATGGTTGTGAAGGCAGCGGTGCCACAAACTCCTGTGCAGACACCTTGGGGTGCGCCTTTAGTGTGGGGTGACACCCGCAACTCGGCCTGGCGCAGAGCTAAATTTGCGCAACAGGGGATCCGTGCAGGTTTGCTGGCCCTCGTGGTGGGATCTTACAGCCAGTTTGTCCGACGTTTCCTCACCTCAGCTGAAATCTACTTCCTCCCTGGTCAGATGGTCACCTACTACATTCTCACAGACAGTCCTCGTTCTTTGGATCCCCCCATTGAGTTGGGGCCTGAACGACAGCTGAAGGTGGTTCCTGTCGCAGAGCTGCCTGGGTGGGACAGACTGGCCCATCGCCGCATGGCCCTGCTCGCTGATGCCATCAAAGACCCAATCAGCAGCGAGGTTGAGTACATCTTCTGCGCTGACATTGACCAGGAGTTTGTGGCCCCTGTGGG is drawn from Seriola aureovittata isolate HTS-2021-v1 ecotype China chromosome 2, ASM2101889v1, whole genome shotgun sequence and contains these coding sequences:
- the LOC130176052 gene encoding globoside alpha-1,3-N-acetylgalactosaminyltransferase 1-like isoform X2 gives rise to the protein MALFPLCKTPTDFLHGRKTAASVKSPHPNFHALDRGGVMTARMVVKAAVPQTPVQTPWGAPLVWGDTRNSAWRRAKFAQQGIRAGLLALVVGSYSQFVRRFLTSAEIYFLPGQMVTYYILTDSPRSLDPPIELGPERQLKVVPVAELPGWDRLAHRRMALLADAIKDPISSEVEYIFCADIDQEFVAPVGEEILGDLVATLHPELYGMPRNTFPYEVEEVSSASVDEDEGDYYYTSELYGGLVSEMYTLARTCSLLILQDQANRVVARGLEESYLNRYLIDHRPTCVLSPEYSWWDSALAADVPVQRLVSLGRQCEAYDKQTRERNKC